The following are from one region of the Lytechinus pictus isolate F3 Inbred chromosome 4, Lp3.0, whole genome shotgun sequence genome:
- the LOC129258951 gene encoding NFX1-type zinc finger-containing protein 1-like codes for MTARYPSPCTIQDDNGSVVSDTESVSSISSSTTGKQKRPRNRNKGENVQLFGPKLTVQELNQLKRDERNLAIAMRARKPLLETLLLDDDIGGEIMAGLLDVLISVSKIGGDDAKEVYRFLASNQFIKVHLLLLVLKYRMKPELCSNGNILLKAINVLVAFKKLRCGSNESLKMVAAVIHDTIKYGLDIPQRKGYEQGLNDVRMILDKGKDGQEESTVDMRSIPIFPTAGEVADTDDSRLHDALADQGHSVKTYLECHFRLLREDIVQPLRAVISKYHQVKREIGLDATKRKCHIIDDVKLYEIITTHTSKGVTFRVQFNTSSLNNVSWETTRILSFGNMVCLTNNHFHDMVFATVAKRDPQWLKKGFVDLRLLRLEDTKLLMSGVQFFMFDSRKYVEESYEVLDAMQKINSASLPLVPHVVYKVAENELSCHLKKDPETQYDVGSLIKDEYTTTRSKPRTWRASLQQIENWPPIDQLCVDEYQLSAIQAALKNQLTVITGAPGTGKTHVGLKLTQLFVLNKDRWGNTRERNGSGPLLFMCASKATLDEYLTGVSFFQRTGIVRWAGQHTRKALQEYQLEHLREKQSVSTAYEDQLSTEKLEACKTRLGDVQANLQNLQTKIFAEEILKVVIDGKHFRKLKSMKKEKSHGVVFEWLLSDKAQTDDLQKLEENIPFNLTRFVCPDGDEGGWFEQNLPFGLDPLDQRISEQARNFVSKQLGSKDMMTDSESKKIEDVWKLPLQDRWRMYRLWASKLEARGRQRAATIFKEMEDICLNCQKMHDAVDETILSASSVIGMTTSSAAKNQRVLQRISPRVIIIEEGADVLQSITTVVISSGCQQLILIGESVPKVDQFQAVRKVAEIHGIHASLLQQLVDANYSVYELKKQHRMSPITSKLSRQLFKYEYDHDQSVIEKPSVNGIQQNVFLIDHNARTSVANYEASFLMELFSYLIGKGFVRKQISILISFSSQQDLFSKDVRDRILTVDNFRGGNDIVLFMSNASERASRPGCLLLDQRIAKVLSSARRGLYIIGNFSFLSSQSPMWGRIVKEARRLEWVDRSLKLTCPNHPDNPISVSSVDGFLQLKEKSGCGLPCQARLDCGHGCKELCHDHDIARGRAICRQPCNKTICENDHKCTRTCSEPCDTKCKEMMDKKLPCGHFQRLPCRLSPSHATCRDKCERLLSCGHKCTGICGNPCKQDSCVEKTTKSNWPCKHVVEVRCCDGPESCPEPCNSILACGHQCSGTCGRCRRGRLHLVCQQPCGRTLVCGHSCESNCAAQCPPCTKKCQNRCQHSECRKFCGEACIPCKEPCLWRCPHVSCGRLCGEHCDRKPCDEPCNKNLPCGHPCIGMCGERCPTKCRVCDRQEVTEILFGSEDEEDARFVQLEDCGHVIEVEALDHYMSITQESSDDVTIQLKGCPKCKTSIRRNLRYGNTIKQTLGDVENVKTKMRGSEVEIESKTKELRDKLSQLRSHVACRHRFIDFIYVQKLIGDLNQRKHLEKILARLNRCAFLRAIVDVHNKVSTGNSFTFQLKTRKHGIEVRLRELKNEVTGGELDKFTDQQMNDIQREVSRVSVQVEAMAVLTRNMTRLSQNMNSCHLKALDKIVDKASPFTVKDEAQATQHLRQFKREMGQVALGITDRERVQIIKAIGLSQGHWYKCPKGHVYAIGECGGAMEETKCPECGSHIGGGSHRLTSGNRVATEMDGATRAAWPTGAFGYEDYEEEEEEYEPEELEFDQEDIEEQFEIERQIREDQAREERRMAENVRQERERLAAGIRARLERDRLAAENRARQERERFAAENWARQLERDRLAAENRTRQERERLAAENRTRQERERLAAENRTRQERERLAAENRTRQERERLAAEDLTRQFRRLAAEREAQMHARNKSDEKCIIS; via the exons ATGACAGCTAGATACCCTTCCCCATGTACTATACAGGATGACAATGGAAGCGTCGTCAGTGATACCGAGTCGGTGTCCTCTATTTCTAGCAGTACCACAGGAAAACAAAAAAGGCCTAGGAACAgaaacaaaggggaaaatgtGCAGCTCTTCGGCCCTAAACTTACAGTACAGGAACTAAATCAACTGAAACGAGATGAAAGGAACTTGGCGATTGCAATGAGAGCTCGGAAACCACTCTTGGAAACACTGCTTCTTGACGATGACATAGGGGGTGAGATTATGGCAGGTCTTCTTGATGTTCTTATCTCAGTATCGAAGATAGGAGGTGATGATGCAAAGGAGGTGTATCGATTCTTAGCAAGCAACCAATTCATCAAGGTTCACCTGCTTTTGCTCGTCTTGAAGTACAGGATGAAGCCTGAGCTGTGTTCTAATGGGAATATTCTCCTGAAAGCCATAAATGTGTTGGTGGCATTCAAGAAGCTTCGATGCGGAAGTAACGAGAGCTTAAAGATGGTTGCAGCAGTGATCCACGATACAATTAAGTATGGACTGGATATTCCCCAAAGGAAAGGATATGAACAAGGGCTCAATGATGTCAGGATGATACTTGATAAAGGAAAAGATGGTCAAGAAGAATCAACGGTAGACATGCGTTCCATTCCCATATTTCCTACTGCAGGAGAGGTAGCTGACACAGATGATTCAAGACTTCATGATGCACTAGCTGATCAGGGCCATTCCGTTAAAACATATTTGGAATGCCACTTTCGACTTCTGAGGGAAGACATTGTGCAACCCCTTCGTGCAGTGATCTCCAAGTATCACCAAGTAAAGAGAGAAATCGGGCTAGATGCGACGAAGAGGAAATGCCATATCATCGATGATGTCAAGTTGTATGAAATCATCACGACGCATACGTCTAAAGGTGTGACCTTTCGCGTTCAGTTTAACACCTCTTCTCTCAATAATGTGTCCTGGGAAACCACAAGGATCCTTTCCTTCGGGAATATGGTTTGTCTGACCAACaaccattttcatgacatggtTTTTGCCACAGTGGCCAAGCGTGACCCACAATGGTTGAAGAAGGGATTCGTAGATCTTCGACTCCTTAGGTTAGAAGATACTAAATTGCTAATGTCGGGTGTTCAGTTCTTCATGTTCGATTCTCGAAAATATGTCGAAGAATCATACGAGGTACTAGATGCAATGCAGAAAATCAATAGCGCTTCCCTTCCTTTGGTACCACATGTTGTCTACAAAGTGGCTGAAAATGAGCTTTCTTGTCACCTAAAGAAAGATCCTGAAACACAATACGATGTTGGTTCCTTGATAAAAGATGAATACACTACAACGCGATCAAAGCCTAGAACATGGAGAGCATCTCTGCAACAAATTGAGAACTGGCCTCCAATTGATCAGCTATGTGTCGATGAGTATCAATTATCCGCTATCCAGGCCGCTCTAAAGAATCAGTTGACCGTCATCACTGGCGCGCCAGGCACAGGCAAAACACATGTAGGTCTCAAGCTTACACAGCTTTTTGTTCTAAACAAGGATCGGTGGGGTAATACCAGAGAAAGAAATGGTAGTGGACCACTTCTTTTCATGTGTGCCAGTAAAGCTACCCTTGATGAATATCTGACTGGGGTGTCATTCTTTCAACGCACTGGAATAGTCCGATGGGCCGGTCAGCATACAAGAAAAGCACTTCAAGAATATCAACTTGAACATCTTCGTGAAAAACAGTCTGTTTCAACAGCTTATGAAGATCAGTTATCAACTGAAAAACTGGAAGCATGCAAGACCAGACTTGGGGATGTACAAGCCAATCTTCAAAATCTTCAAACGAAGATATTCGCGGAAGAGATCCTTAAAGTCGTCATTGATGGAAAACACTTCCGGAAgcttaaatccatgaaaaaggAGAAATCACATGGAGTTGTTTTTGAGTGGCTTTTGTCAGACAAAGCCCAAACCGATGATCTTCAAAAGCTTGAGGAAAATATTCCATTCAATTTGACACGGTTTGTATGTCCCGATGGAGATGAAGGTGGATGGTTTGAGCAGAATCTTCCATTCGGGTTAGATCCATTAGACCAACGCATATCAGAACAAGCAAGGAACTTTGTAAGTAAGCAACTTGGCTCCAAGGACATGATGACAGATTCCGAATCCAAGAAGATAGAAGATGTGTGGAAACTGCCCCTACAGGACCGATGGAGGATGTACCGATTATGGGCTTCCAAACTAGAAGCCAGAGGCCGCCAGAGAGCTGCAACTATCTTCAAGGAAATGGAAGATATCTGCCTTAATTGTCAGAAGATGCATGATGCCGTAGATGAAACTATTCTGAGTGCTTCATCTGTCATAGGCATGACTACTTCATCGGCAGCCAAGAACCAAAGGGTTTTACAACGTATCAGCCCTCGAGTCATTATCATTGAAGAAGGAGCTGATGTTCTTCAGTCAATCACAACTGTTGTCATCTCATCTGGCTGCCAACAGCTTATCCTCATTGGAGAAAGTGTCCCAAAGGTAGACCAATTTCAGGCAGTCAGGAAGGTAGCAGAAATTCATGGCATCCACGCTTCTCTCCTGCAACAGTTAGTCGACGCTAATTACTCCGTGTATGAACTAAAAAAGCAGCATCGAATGAGTCCAATTACATCCAAGCTCAGCCGTCAGCTATTCAAGTATGAATATGACCATGATCAGTCTGTCATTGAGAAGCCATCAGTTAACGGAATTCAACAGAATGTgtttctcatagatcacaacGCACGTACGTCTGTGGCAAACTACGAAGCTTCATTTTTAATGGAACTTTTCAGTTATCTGATCGGTAAGGGCTTCGTACGGAAACAGATCTCGATCCTCATCTCATTTTCTTCACAGCAAGATCTCTTCAGCAAAGACGTCAGAGACCGAATTCTTACTGTTGATAACTTCAGAGGCGGGAATGACATCGTCTTGTTCATGAGTAACGCAAGCGAAAGGGCGAGCAGGCCTGGATGTCTGCTTTTGGATCAACGTATTGCCAAGGTGTTAAGCAGCGCGAGAAGAGGCCTGTACATCATTGGGAATTTCTCGTTCCTGTCAAGCCAGTCTCCTATGTGGGGTAGGATTGTAAAAGAAGCACGACGACTTGAATGGGTTGATCGCTCTCTTAAGTTAACATGCCCTAATCACCCGGATAATCCGATCAGCGTTTCTTCGGTAGATGGATTTCTGCAGCTAAAAGAGAAGAGTGGTTGTGGACTACCATGTCAAGCTCGTCTGGATTGTGGGCACGGATGTAAGGAACTCTGTCATGACCATGACATTGCACGAGGAAGAGCCATCTGTAGACAGCCTTGCAACAAGACCATCTGTGAAAATGATCACAAATGCACCAGGACCTGCTCAGAACCTTGTGACACCAAGTGCAAGGAGATGATGGACAAAAAGCTACCTTGCGGCCACTTCCAACGCCTCCCATGTCGTCTCTCCCCAAGCCATGCTACATGCAGAGATAAGTGTGAACGGTTGCTCAGCTGCGGTCACAAGTGCACTGGAATTTGTGGAAACCCATGCAAACAGGATTCTTGTGTTGAGAAAACGACGAAATCCAACTGGCCTTGCAAGCACGTTGTAGAGGTGCGTTGTTGTGATGGTCCAGAATCCTGTCCTGAGCCTTGTAACTCTATCCTTGCATGTGGACACCAATGCTCTGGAACTTGTGGAAGATGTCGACGAGGAAGACTACATCTGGTATGTCAGCAGCCATGTGGTCGGACGCTTGTCTGTGGTCATTCTTGTGAAAGTAATTGCGCAGCCCAGTGCCCTCCCTGCACTAAAAAGTGTCAAAATAGATGTCAGCACAGCGAATGTCGGAAGTTCTGCGGAGAAGCTTGCATACCTTGTAAGGAGCCTTGTCTGTGGCGATGTCCTCATGTGTCTTGTGGGAGGTTATGTGGAGAACATTGCGACAGAAAGCCATGTGATGAACCCTGCAACAAGAATCTTCCTTGCGGACACCCCTGCATTGGAATGTGCGGAGAAAGATGCCCAACCAAGTGCCGTGTGTGCGACAGACAAGAAGTTACAGAGATTCTCTTCGGTAGCGAGGATGAAGAAGATGCAAG GTTTGTCCAGTTAGAGGACTGTGGCCACGTAATCGAGGTGGAGGCTTTGGATCACTATATGAGCATAACCCAAGAGAGCAGCGATGACGTCACTATCCag CTGAAAGGATGTCCCAAGTGCAAAACGTCAATTCGGAGGAATCTTCGCTACGGGAATACCATCAAGCAAACTCTAGGAGATGTGGAGAATGTGAAGACGAAAATGAGAGGAAGTGAGGTGGAGATCGAGAGCAAGACGAAGGAGCTCAGGGATAAATTGTCTCAACTTCGAAGCCATGTGGCTTGTAGACAtagatttattgattttatttatgttcAGAAACTTATCGGTGATCTGAATCAGAGGAAACATCTCGAGAAGATACTTGCTCGCCTGAACAGATGTGCCTTCTTGCGGGCAATTGTAGATGTCCATAACAAGGTATCCACTGGTAATAGTTTCACGTTTCAGTTGAAAACTCGAAAGCATGGGATAGAAGTGCGACTGCGAGAGCTGAAGAACGAAGTCACTGGGGGCGAGCTGGACAAGTTCACGGATCAGCAGATGAACGATATACAGAGGGAGGTCTCTCGGGTGAGTGTCCAGGTAGAGGCCATGGCGGTTCTCACTCGCAACATGACAAGGTTGAGTCAAAATATGAACAGTTGCCATCTGAAAGCTTTGGACAAAATCGTCGACAAGGCTTCCCCTTTTACCGTCAAGGATGAAGCTCAGGCTACTCAGCATCTCCGTCAGTTTAAGAGGGAGATGGGGCAAGTAGCGCTCGGCATCACTGATAGAGAACGCGTTCAGATCATCAAAGCCATCGGTCTTAGTCAAGGACATTGGTACAAATGCCCCAAGGGTCATGTCTATGCCATTGGGGAATGTGGGGGCGCTATGGAAGAGACCAAGTGTCCAGAATGTGGATCGCATATTGGTGGAGGGAGTCATCGTTTGACCTCCGGTAACCGAGTAGCTACCGAGATGGATGGAGCTACCAGAGCGGCATGGCCGACTGGTGCCTTCGGCTATGAGGACtatgaggaggaagaagaagaatacgAACCGGAGGAACTTGAGTTCGATCAGGAAGATATTGAAGAACAGTTTGAAATTGAAAGGCAAATCAGGGAAGACCAGGCCAGAGAGGAAAGGAGAATGGCAGAAAATGTGAGGCAAGAAAGAGAAAGACTCGCCGCGGGGATCCGGGCAAGACTGGAAAGAGACAGACTTGCCGCGGAGAACAGGGCAAGACAGGAAAGAGAAAGATTTGCCGCGGAGAACTGGGCAAGACAATTAGAAAGAGACAGACTTGCCGCGGAGAACAGGACAAGACAGGAAAGAGAGAGACTTGCCGCAGAGAACAGGACAAGACAGGAAAGAGAGAGACTTGCCGCAGAGAACAGGACAAGACAGGAAAGAGAGAGACTTGCCGCAGAGAACAGGACAAGACAGGAAAGAGAGAGACTTGCCGCTGAGGACTTGACAAGACAATTCAGAAGACTCGCCGCCGAAAGAGAGGCGCAAATGCACGCACGAAACAAAAGTGATGAAAAATGTATCATTTCTTAA